A single region of the Agromyces sp. Leaf222 genome encodes:
- a CDS encoding S9 family peptidase, which translates to MLTPPKTPKRPIERTHHGDTVVDDYEWLRAKEDPEVLAHLHEENAYTNARTEHLSLLQEQLFEEIRARTKETDLSVPTREGDWWYYTRTVEGQQYGIHCRAPIAGPDDWEPPLLGNDGGADAAGGPSTATAGLPGEQVLLDDNVEAEGHEFYSLGSFDITADGATLLYGTDLEGDERYTLRLRALDDPARTIDDVIEGTAGGAVFDPSGRYVFYATVDESWRPDTIWRHEVGTATSDDVKVFHEPDERYWLGVGLTRSRRYLVVEAGSNITSETRLLDADDPTGEFRVVWPRKEGVEYDVEHVVAGGKDRLLIVHNDGAVNFELVSVAAADPEGPRRMLLPHSEAVRLEGVDAFRDFVALEYRREGLTRVAIAKLPPAGLPADATPDDTLHELAFDEALFAVGVRGNPSWEQPMLRLGYTSFVTPSTVLDLVVATGERRLRKRQPVLGDYDATRYAQRREWATAKDGTKIPISLVYRHDLVNLGDPAPTLLYGYGSYEASMDPGFGIPRLSLLDRGMVFAIAHVRGGGEMGRLWYEHGKKLEKRNTFTDFVAAARHLIDQEITAPDRLVAQGGSAGGLLMGAVANLAPKYFSGILAEVPFVDPLTSILDPSLPLTVIEWDEWGNPLDDEEVYHYMKSYSPLENVHETHYPPILAVTSLNDTRVLYVEPAKWVARLREVGADPLLKIEMAAGHGGVSGRYSAWRERAFAYAWVIDRAGAHPSGE; encoded by the coding sequence GTGCTGACTCCGCCGAAGACTCCGAAGCGCCCCATCGAACGCACGCACCACGGCGACACCGTGGTCGACGACTACGAATGGCTCCGAGCCAAGGAGGACCCCGAGGTCCTCGCCCACCTGCACGAGGAGAACGCGTACACCAACGCGCGCACCGAGCACCTCTCGCTGTTGCAGGAGCAGCTCTTCGAGGAGATCCGCGCCCGCACGAAGGAGACCGACCTCTCGGTGCCGACCCGCGAGGGCGACTGGTGGTACTACACGCGCACCGTCGAGGGCCAGCAGTACGGCATCCACTGCCGGGCGCCGATCGCCGGGCCCGACGACTGGGAGCCTCCCCTGCTCGGCAACGACGGCGGTGCGGATGCCGCGGGCGGGCCTTCGACCGCCACGGCGGGCCTGCCCGGCGAGCAGGTGCTCCTCGACGACAACGTCGAGGCCGAGGGCCACGAGTTCTACTCGCTCGGCAGCTTCGACATCACCGCCGACGGCGCGACGCTGCTCTACGGCACCGACCTCGAGGGCGACGAGCGCTACACGCTGCGCCTGCGTGCGCTCGACGACCCCGCGCGCACCATCGACGACGTCATCGAGGGCACGGCGGGCGGAGCGGTCTTCGATCCCTCGGGCAGGTACGTCTTCTACGCGACCGTCGACGAGTCGTGGCGACCGGACACGATCTGGCGCCACGAGGTCGGCACCGCGACATCCGACGACGTGAAGGTGTTCCACGAGCCCGACGAGCGCTACTGGCTCGGCGTCGGCCTCACGCGCAGCCGCCGCTACCTCGTGGTCGAGGCCGGCTCGAACATCACGAGCGAGACGCGCCTGCTCGACGCCGACGACCCCACCGGCGAGTTCCGCGTGGTCTGGCCGCGCAAGGAGGGCGTCGAGTACGACGTCGAGCACGTGGTCGCCGGCGGCAAGGACCGACTGCTCATCGTGCACAACGACGGCGCCGTGAACTTCGAGCTCGTGAGCGTCGCCGCAGCCGACCCCGAGGGCCCGCGCCGCATGCTGTTGCCGCACAGCGAGGCCGTTCGGCTCGAGGGCGTCGACGCGTTCCGCGACTTCGTGGCGCTCGAGTACCGCCGCGAGGGGCTGACGCGGGTGGCCATCGCGAAGCTGCCGCCCGCCGGCCTGCCCGCCGACGCGACACCGGACGACACGCTGCACGAACTCGCGTTCGACGAGGCGCTCTTCGCTGTCGGGGTGCGCGGCAACCCGTCGTGGGAGCAGCCGATGCTTCGCCTCGGGTACACGAGCTTCGTGACGCCGTCGACCGTGCTCGACCTCGTCGTCGCCACGGGCGAGCGCCGCCTGCGCAAGCGCCAGCCGGTGCTCGGCGACTACGACGCGACCCGCTACGCGCAGCGCCGCGAGTGGGCCACGGCCAAGGACGGCACCAAGATCCCGATCTCGCTCGTCTACCGGCACGACCTCGTGAACCTCGGCGATCCCGCGCCCACGCTGCTCTACGGGTACGGATCGTACGAGGCATCCATGGACCCCGGCTTCGGCATCCCCCGCCTCTCGCTGCTCGACCGCGGCATGGTCTTCGCGATCGCCCACGTGCGCGGCGGCGGCGAGATGGGCCGGCTCTGGTACGAGCACGGCAAGAAGCTCGAGAAGCGCAACACCTTCACCGACTTCGTGGCCGCCGCCCGGCACCTCATCGACCAGGAGATCACCGCGCCCGACCGGCTCGTCGCCCAGGGCGGCAGCGCAGGAGGCCTGCTCATGGGCGCCGTGGCGAACCTCGCGCCCAAGTACTTCTCCGGCATCCTCGCCGAGGTGCCGTTCGTCGACCCGCTGACCTCGATCCTCGACCCCTCGCTGCCCCTCACGGTCATCGAGTGGGACGAGTGGGGCAACCCGCTCGACGATGAGGAGGTGTACCACTACATGAAGTCGTACTCCCCCCTCGAGAACGTGCACGAGACGCACTACCCGCCGATCCTCGCGGTCACCTCGCTCAACGACACGCGGGTGCTCTACGTCGAACCCGCCAAGTGGGTCGCTCGCCTTCGAGAAGTGGGCGCCGACCCGCTGCTGAAGATCGAGATGGCGGCAGGCCACGGCGGCGTCTCCGGGCGGTACTCGGCCTGGCGCGAGCGTGCCTTCGCCTACGCGTGGGTCATCGACCGGGCCGGGGCGCACCCGAGCGGGGAGTAG
- a CDS encoding PLP-dependent aminotransferase family protein — MDGPLLVIDRLDERPVVEQIVDAMRDAILTGTLQPGDRVASTRVLAAELGTARSSVVSAYEQLAGEGYVELRQGAPTLVAQLGGSATASGGDGEYDGNRGESDAGGGRPTAASALRVAPPDASAARANLTAAPAPSTTGTAATTATMANPSSPRIDLLPGRPSTVRIDERAWRAAWRHAAAAEIPSDDPPRFGEPVLRAAIAAHVRHARGFACEPDDVIVTAGTSEATALIGTALGDRLGARPLIAVEDPGYPNARRMLARAGADLVPVEVGEDGLRIDLLRRMPRPADAILVTPSHQYPLGGRLPVAARLELLEHARRTGALVIEDDYDSEFRHVGPPMPTLASLDSTAATDDPAATAATDAGGGRSEGDADGRRENRRVVLVGSFSKILTPWLRLGYAVLPRDEALRAAVASVRLESPSPVPGIVQLAVAHLLTTGALRRHIAATRRDYAHRRLLVLAALDGLPGAHLVGLDGGLHAVLRLPSHEAVDAVIGRLDAEGIAVARLAEYSAVVGDGSPGIVLGYAGVGDRHLADALERIRSAVLSAPTPVAAVR; from the coding sequence ATGGACGGCCCGCTGCTCGTCATCGACCGCCTCGACGAGCGACCCGTCGTCGAGCAGATCGTCGACGCCATGCGCGACGCGATCCTCACCGGCACGCTGCAGCCCGGCGACCGGGTGGCGTCGACGCGGGTGCTCGCCGCCGAACTCGGCACGGCACGCAGCTCGGTCGTGAGCGCTTACGAGCAGCTCGCCGGCGAGGGCTACGTCGAGCTGCGCCAGGGCGCTCCGACGCTCGTCGCGCAACTCGGCGGCAGCGCCACGGCGAGCGGCGGTGACGGCGAGTACGACGGCAACCGCGGCGAATCGGATGCCGGCGGCGGGCGCCCGACCGCGGCATCCGCTCTGCGCGTCGCGCCGCCCGACGCGAGTGCCGCGCGCGCGAACCTCACGGCCGCACCCGCGCCGAGCACCACGGGCACCGCGGCCACCACTGCCACGATGGCCAACCCCTCGAGCCCGCGCATCGACCTGCTGCCCGGCCGGCCGTCGACCGTGCGCATCGACGAACGGGCCTGGCGCGCGGCCTGGCGCCATGCGGCGGCGGCCGAGATCCCGAGCGACGACCCGCCGCGCTTCGGGGAGCCCGTGCTGCGCGCCGCCATCGCCGCCCACGTGCGGCACGCGCGGGGGTTCGCCTGCGAGCCCGACGACGTCATCGTCACGGCGGGCACGAGCGAGGCGACCGCGCTCATCGGCACCGCGCTCGGCGACCGCCTCGGCGCCCGGCCGCTCATCGCCGTCGAGGATCCGGGCTACCCCAACGCCCGCCGCATGCTCGCTCGCGCCGGCGCCGACCTCGTGCCCGTCGAGGTCGGTGAAGACGGCCTGCGCATCGACCTGCTGCGACGCATGCCGCGGCCCGCCGACGCGATCCTCGTGACGCCGAGCCATCAGTACCCGCTCGGCGGGCGGCTGCCGGTCGCGGCCAGGCTCGAGCTGCTCGAGCACGCGCGGCGAACGGGCGCGCTCGTCATCGAGGACGACTACGACAGCGAGTTCCGCCATGTCGGGCCGCCGATGCCCACGCTCGCCTCGCTCGACAGCACGGCGGCGACGGACGACCCGGCTGCGACGGCGGCGACGGATGCCGGTGGCGGGCGCTCCGAAGGCGACGCCGACGGCCGGCGCGAGAACCGCCGGGTCGTGCTCGTCGGCAGCTTCTCGAAGATCCTCACGCCGTGGCTGCGCCTCGGCTACGCGGTGCTCCCCCGCGACGAGGCGCTCCGGGCCGCCGTCGCGAGCGTGCGCCTCGAGAGCCCGTCACCCGTGCCGGGCATCGTGCAGCTCGCCGTCGCGCACCTGCTCACCACGGGCGCGCTGCGCCGGCACATCGCGGCAACCAGGCGGGACTACGCACACCGGCGTCTGCTCGTGCTCGCGGCACTCGACGGCCTGCCGGGCGCGCACCTCGTGGGCCTCGACGGCGGGCTGCACGCCGTGCTGCGGCTGCCGAGCCATGAGGCGGTCGATGCCGTGATCGGGCGGCTGGATGCCGAGGGCATCGCGGTCGCGCGGCTCGCCGAGTACTCGGCGGTCGTGGGCGACGGGAGTCCGGGCATCGTGCTCGGCTACGCGGGCGTGGGCGACCGGCACCTCGCCGACGCGCTCGAGCGGATCAGGTCCGCGGTGCTCAGCGCGCCGACGCCAGTCGCCGCCGTGCGATGA
- a CDS encoding LysM domain-containing protein, with amino-acid sequence MGSGTTSRRRHPAITAATAVVAGGILVVGTGLALSGCVPQPAPAPATVTVAVTETVTPTPTPTPTPTPPPVAEAPEPEAPEPVPNAPAPVVEPGPASDLGSRDGATGTPAVDANGMPISYVVVAGDSFFDIAQRFDLPQQQLLRMNPQIHDFGESVYIGDVINLDWTITG; translated from the coding sequence GTGGGTTCAGGCACGACGAGCAGGCGACGGCATCCGGCGATCACGGCGGCAACCGCCGTCGTCGCAGGCGGCATCCTCGTCGTCGGCACCGGACTCGCGCTGAGCGGCTGCGTGCCGCAGCCCGCGCCCGCCCCGGCGACGGTGACCGTGGCGGTCACCGAGACCGTCACCCCGACCCCCACCCCGACCCCGACGCCGACCCCGCCTCCGGTTGCCGAGGCGCCGGAGCCCGAGGCCCCCGAGCCGGTGCCGAACGCACCGGCACCGGTCGTCGAGCCCGGGCCGGCCAGCGACCTCGGGTCGCGCGACGGAGCCACGGGCACCCCGGCGGTCGACGCGAACGGCATGCCCATCAGCTACGTGGTCGTCGCCGGCGACAGCTTCTTCGACATCGCCCAGCGATTCGACCTGCCGCAGCAGCAACTGCTGCGCATGAACCCGCAGATCCACGACTTCGGCGAGTCCGTCTACATCGGCGACGTGATCAACCTGGACTGGACGATCACCGGCTGA
- the efeO gene encoding iron uptake system protein EfeO, protein MNRRVLAASATATVFALALSGCVAKADLADAISVAITDDGCAVTVDTANAGAVTFNLENTGTDVNEFEILADDQLRIVGEKENVTPGQKVDFVAQLEPGDYYTACKFQQVGAPVGLAAFTVTGETSEVSAGEQELSDQAVTEYLAYVRSQSSELLPLVEQLASAYAAGDDEAARALFAPARVPYERIEPTAEAFGDLDPKIDFREVDAVADGIDWTGFHRIEKDLWPPAEGDLNSDGQDAFLDWAPSTPEERQAYADGLVENVTQLHELVTADDFTVSLADISNGAIALLDEVAAGKITGEEDWWSGTDLYDFQANVQGAYVAFGAVRALAESKGDDGSELAAEIDAQFTSLNEALAAYGSLDEGFVDYAELTDADKKALSDQVNALAEPLSQLTSTILGV, encoded by the coding sequence ATGAACCGACGTGTCCTCGCGGCATCCGCCACCGCGACCGTCTTCGCGCTCGCCCTCTCGGGCTGCGTCGCGAAGGCCGACCTGGCCGATGCGATCTCGGTCGCCATCACCGATGACGGATGCGCCGTGACGGTCGACACCGCGAACGCGGGCGCCGTGACGTTCAACCTCGAGAACACCGGCACCGACGTCAACGAGTTCGAGATCCTCGCCGACGACCAGCTGCGCATCGTGGGCGAGAAGGAGAACGTCACGCCGGGGCAGAAGGTCGACTTCGTCGCGCAGCTCGAGCCCGGCGACTACTACACGGCATGCAAGTTCCAGCAGGTGGGCGCGCCCGTCGGCCTCGCCGCGTTCACCGTCACCGGCGAGACCTCGGAGGTCTCGGCCGGCGAGCAGGAGCTCAGCGACCAGGCCGTGACCGAGTACCTCGCCTACGTGCGCTCGCAATCGTCCGAACTGCTGCCGCTCGTCGAGCAGCTCGCCAGCGCCTACGCGGCGGGCGACGATGAGGCAGCCCGCGCCCTCTTCGCGCCGGCCCGCGTGCCCTACGAGCGCATCGAGCCCACGGCCGAGGCGTTCGGCGACCTCGACCCGAAGATCGACTTCCGCGAGGTCGACGCCGTCGCCGACGGCATCGACTGGACCGGCTTCCACCGCATCGAGAAGGACCTCTGGCCGCCGGCGGAGGGCGACCTGAACTCCGACGGACAGGACGCGTTCCTCGACTGGGCGCCGTCGACCCCCGAAGAGCGCCAGGCCTACGCCGACGGCCTCGTCGAGAACGTCACCCAGCTGCACGAGCTCGTGACGGCCGACGACTTCACGGTCAGCCTCGCCGACATCTCGAACGGTGCCATCGCCCTGCTCGACGAGGTCGCCGCCGGCAAGATCACCGGTGAAGAGGACTGGTGGTCGGGCACGGACCTCTACGACTTCCAGGCCAACGTGCAGGGCGCCTACGTCGCCTTCGGCGCGGTGCGCGCGCTCGCCGAGTCGAAGGGCGACGACGGCAGCGAGCTCGCGGCCGAGATCGACGCGCAGTTCACGTCGCTGAACGAGGCGCTCGCCGCCTACGGTTCGCTCGACGAGGGCTTCGTCGACTACGCCGAGCTGACCGACGCCGACAAGAAGGCGCTGAGCGACCAGGTCAACGCCCTCGCCGAGCCGCTCTCGCAGTTGACGAGCACTATCCTCGGAGTCTGA
- a CDS encoding dihydrofolate reductase family protein, with translation MSIDDGLVVATITISLDGFVAGPNQSLDDPLGERGEELHEWLFSEAEAASADVTGEILGGAAVIQGRNMFGPIRGEWPDDAWKGWWGDDPPYHAPVFVLTHHEREPVEMLGGTTFHFVTGGIEEALERARAAAGGGRISVAGGASTVRQFLTAGLLDRLILSIAPITLGAGERLFDGVELGGESGIRLVPVQVFENAAATHIVYDAAR, from the coding sequence ATGAGCATCGACGACGGCCTCGTGGTCGCGACCATCACCATCTCGCTCGACGGGTTCGTGGCGGGCCCGAACCAGTCGCTCGACGATCCGCTCGGCGAACGCGGCGAGGAGCTGCACGAGTGGCTGTTCAGCGAGGCCGAAGCCGCGAGCGCCGATGTCACCGGCGAGATCCTCGGCGGCGCGGCCGTGATCCAGGGGCGCAACATGTTCGGCCCGATCCGCGGCGAGTGGCCGGATGACGCGTGGAAGGGCTGGTGGGGCGACGATCCGCCGTACCACGCACCCGTGTTCGTGCTCACGCATCACGAGCGCGAGCCGGTGGAGATGCTCGGCGGCACCACGTTCCACTTCGTCACGGGTGGCATCGAGGAGGCGCTCGAACGGGCACGTGCCGCGGCGGGCGGCGGCCGGATCTCGGTCGCCGGCGGCGCGAGCACCGTGCGCCAGTTCCTCACGGCCGGGCTGCTCGACCGGCTCATCCTCAGCATCGCGCCGATCACGCTCGGCGCGGGCGAGCGCCTGTTCGACGGCGTCGAGCTCGGCGGGGAGTCCGGCATCCGCCTGGTGCCCGTGCAGGTGTTCGAGAACGCGGCCGCCACGCACATCGTCTACGACGCCGCGCGCTGA
- the efeB gene encoding iron uptake transporter deferrochelatase/peroxidase subunit, whose protein sequence is MTRPAAPGQPEQHAAEPESGVSRRHLLGLFGAGAAGAAVGVAAGAAGVGVAVSTGVANAGGAAAASAYPFYGEHQAGIVTPAQDRLHFAAFDVSTTLDRDGLIGLLQDWTDAAARLTQGLEVAEGGAVGGSDYAPPADTGEALGLPASGLTITFGFGPTLFTDADGVDRFGIAARRPAELAVLPRFQGDALQPERGGGDLCIQACADDPQVAVHAIRNLSRIAFGRASLRWSQLGFGRTSSTSTTQETPRNLFGFKDGTANIKAEETADVSEQVWVASADEPAWLAGGSYLVARRIRMIIENWDRVQLGEQETLVGRSKGSGAPLSGGTEFTEPDFEVEGPTGAPLIATASHVRLAHPTVNGGVRMLRRGYNFVDGNDELGRLDAGLFFLSFQRSPEQFITVQRSLAADGLNEYLKHVGSAIFAVPGGIRSGEYVGRALFA, encoded by the coding sequence ATGACCCGACCCGCAGCACCCGGACAGCCCGAGCAGCACGCCGCCGAACCCGAATCCGGGGTCAGCCGCCGCCACCTGCTCGGGCTGTTCGGCGCGGGTGCCGCGGGTGCGGCGGTCGGCGTGGCTGCGGGTGCGGCGGGCGTCGGCGTGGCTGTGTCGACCGGCGTGGCGAACGCCGGGGGCGCGGCCGCGGCATCCGCCTACCCCTTCTACGGCGAGCACCAGGCGGGCATCGTGACGCCCGCGCAGGACCGCCTGCACTTCGCCGCGTTCGACGTGTCGACGACGCTCGATCGCGACGGCCTCATCGGCCTGCTGCAGGACTGGACGGATGCCGCGGCGCGCCTCACGCAAGGGCTCGAGGTCGCCGAGGGCGGCGCCGTCGGCGGCTCGGACTACGCCCCGCCGGCTGACACGGGCGAGGCCCTCGGCCTGCCGGCGAGCGGACTCACGATCACGTTCGGCTTCGGTCCGACGCTCTTCACCGATGCCGACGGCGTCGACCGGTTCGGCATCGCCGCCCGACGCCCGGCCGAGCTCGCGGTGCTGCCCCGATTCCAGGGCGACGCGCTGCAGCCCGAGCGCGGCGGCGGCGACCTCTGCATCCAGGCCTGCGCCGACGACCCGCAGGTCGCGGTGCACGCGATCCGCAACCTCAGCCGCATCGCGTTCGGCCGTGCGAGCCTGCGCTGGTCGCAGCTCGGCTTCGGCCGCACCTCGTCGACCTCCACGACCCAGGAGACGCCGCGCAATCTCTTCGGCTTCAAGGACGGCACGGCGAACATCAAGGCCGAGGAGACGGCGGATGTCTCGGAGCAGGTGTGGGTCGCGTCAGCCGACGAACCCGCGTGGCTCGCCGGCGGCTCGTACCTCGTGGCCCGCCGCATCCGCATGATCATCGAGAACTGGGATCGCGTGCAGCTCGGCGAGCAGGAGACGCTCGTCGGCCGTTCGAAGGGGTCCGGCGCTCCGCTGTCGGGCGGCACCGAGTTCACCGAGCCCGACTTCGAGGTCGAGGGGCCGACCGGTGCCCCGCTCATCGCCACCGCCTCGCACGTGCGGCTCGCGCACCCCACGGTCAACGGGGGCGTGCGCATGCTGCGCCGCGGCTACAACTTCGTCGACGGCAACGACGAGCTCGGGCGCCTCGACGCCGGGCTGTTCTTCCTCTCGTTCCAGCGTTCGCCCGAGCAGTTCATCACCGTGCAGCGCAGCCTCGCGGCCGACGGGCTCAACGAGTACCTCAAGCACGTCGGGTCGGCGATCTTCGCGGTCCCGGGCGGCATCCGCTCGGGGGAGTACGTGGGTCGGGCGCTCTTCGCCTGA
- a CDS encoding pyridoxamine 5'-phosphate oxidase family protein encodes MTISEASAVPTPAAPASAAPTRASADPAPARRIRRLSERQVVDRDAVHALLDEELVGHLAAVVDGMPIVVPMGYARVGDDVLVHGSTGGGFALRAAAEKSTVAFAVTSLDGLVYARSLFDSSMNYRSAVVYGVLEPVADDETDAALLALSERLMPGRPAEVRPTIRKEVAATRVLRLRLDDVVMKARAAGVSESVDDGEDHSVWAGVVPITRTWGTPERSALTPVQAPTPESVVALTTRSAPDRRLP; translated from the coding sequence ATGACGATCTCCGAGGCATCCGCCGTTCCGACCCCAGCCGCTCCGGCATCAGCCGCTCCGACCCGGGCATCGGCCGACCCGGCACCCGCGCGCCGCATCCGCCGGCTCTCGGAACGACAGGTCGTCGACCGGGACGCCGTGCACGCGCTGCTCGACGAGGAGCTCGTCGGGCACCTCGCCGCGGTCGTCGACGGCATGCCGATCGTCGTGCCGATGGGGTACGCGCGCGTCGGCGACGACGTGCTCGTGCACGGCTCGACCGGAGGAGGCTTCGCGCTTCGCGCCGCGGCCGAGAAGTCGACGGTCGCGTTCGCCGTCACCTCGCTCGACGGGCTGGTCTACGCCCGGTCGCTCTTCGACAGCTCGATGAACTACCGGAGCGCGGTCGTCTACGGCGTGCTCGAGCCCGTCGCCGACGACGAGACGGATGCCGCGCTCCTCGCGCTCTCCGAACGGCTCATGCCGGGGCGGCCCGCCGAGGTGCGCCCGACGATCCGCAAGGAGGTCGCGGCCACGCGCGTGCTGCGCCTGCGGCTCGACGATGTGGTCATGAAGGCCCGCGCTGCGGGCGTCTCCGAATCGGTCGACGACGGCGAGGACCACTCGGTCTGGGCCGGCGTCGTGCCGATCACCCGCACGTGGGGAACGCCGGAGCGATCGGCGCTGACCCCGGTGCAGGCCCCGACCCCGGAGTCGGTGGTCGCTCTGACGACGCGATCCGCCCCGGACCGCAGACTGCCATGA
- the efeU gene encoding iron uptake transporter permease EfeU: MLATYLIGLREGLEAGLVVGILVAYLAKLGRRDLLGRLWIGIGLAIAVALGIGAVLTWGPYALTFQAQEILGGVLSIVAVAMVTWMTFWMGSHGASLSKELRSSVDAAIDRSWFALVVLGAVSVGREGIETALFVWANAAGGSDPMLATFGAVLGILTAVVISWGISRGLVRFNLGRFFTWTGLFLIFVAAGVLAYGVGDLQEASVIPGWGTSAYSLVAIVPPGSWYGTVLAGIFNFSPEPTWAQVFAWVAYVAITVPLYLLMLRRRSRARAAAAAAIVPSAAPAGRVATQERIETP; the protein is encoded by the coding sequence GTGCTCGCCACGTACCTGATCGGCCTTCGCGAAGGCCTCGAGGCGGGCCTCGTCGTCGGCATCCTGGTGGCATACCTCGCGAAGCTCGGTCGCCGCGACCTGCTCGGCCGGCTGTGGATCGGCATCGGCCTTGCGATCGCGGTGGCGCTCGGCATCGGCGCCGTGCTCACGTGGGGCCCGTACGCGCTGACGTTCCAGGCGCAGGAGATCCTCGGCGGCGTGCTCTCGATCGTCGCCGTCGCGATGGTCACCTGGATGACGTTCTGGATGGGGTCGCACGGCGCGAGCCTGTCGAAGGAGCTCCGCAGCAGCGTGGATGCCGCGATCGACCGCTCGTGGTTCGCCCTCGTCGTGCTCGGGGCCGTCTCGGTCGGGCGCGAGGGCATCGAGACCGCGCTCTTCGTCTGGGCCAACGCGGCCGGCGGCAGCGACCCGATGCTCGCGACGTTCGGCGCCGTGCTCGGCATCCTCACCGCCGTCGTCATCTCGTGGGGCATCTCGCGCGGGCTCGTGCGCTTCAACCTCGGCCGGTTCTTCACCTGGACCGGCCTGTTCCTGATCTTCGTCGCGGCCGGCGTGCTCGCCTACGGCGTCGGCGACCTGCAGGAGGCGTCGGTGATCCCCGGCTGGGGCACCTCCGCCTACAGCCTCGTCGCCATCGTGCCGCCCGGCAGCTGGTACGGCACCGTGCTCGCCGGCATCTTCAACTTCTCGCCCGAGCCCACGTGGGCGCAGGTCTTCGCCTGGGTCGCCTACGTCGCGATCACCGTGCCGCTGTACCTCCTGATGCTGCGCCGTCGCAGCCGGGCGCGCGCCGCCGCTGCCGCCGCGATCGTGCCGTCTGCGGCTCCAGCCGGTCGAGTAGCGACGCAGGAGCGTATCGAGACCCCATGA